Below is a genomic region from Balaenoptera acutorostrata chromosome 9, mBalAcu1.1, whole genome shotgun sequence.
TCCGTTGTCCATAAGAATCTCCTCTCCACCCTTTCCTTTGCAGTGGGTAAAAGAGACAGGCAGGGCTGAGTTTAATAGTTTTAAGGATGGGCTGGCAAGGCCCTAAACAGAAGTGTCctctccaaggtcacatagcaaagAAGAGAACCCAGGTGGCCACAACTCAGCCCAGTGAGAGCCCTCTCTCCCCAGCTGCACACACGCTGCCTACTCCACCAGCTCCTGGGCTTTTCTCTACACCTCACTTCCCAGCCCTGGGCCACCAGCAGCTTTTGGACATAGGGGAAGCAGAAACCGCCCTAGAGGACCACACCTCAGAGAGGAGCAGGATCTCCCAGGTGGTTTTGCTGTGAGGCTTCAGGCAGAGAAGGCAGGCCTGAAAGCCGATCTCCAAGAAGGCGTGGCTCCAGAATGATGGCAAATAAAAACCCGGAGAGCCAGCACCGCCTGGAGACCAGCAGGAGGCCAGAGGAGCCACTCAGCAAGCCATCAGCTCCTGGGCCTTGGAAGTGGTGAGCTCACTGAGGCAGGAAGAGCCCTGGGAGGGCCTGGGGACTGCAGATAAGGGTCCTGCGGGCAGATAGATGGGGCAGATGGAGGGAGGCAGAGGTTTGTGGTCCAGGTGGTGGAGGAGGTTCTGGGGGAGAATCACGGCAGCGGGCTGACACACAAGTCACACTGGGACAGCTGCGCACACTCACACGCATCCAGAGAGACACGGGCAGACACGCACATCCACATGCACACGCACCCAAAGGCAGGTACAAGGAAAAGACAGCCCCTCACAGGCAGGCCTCACCCCAGTCAGACAGACCAACCTAGCCCCGCCTCATTCACCTGGAGGCATGCAGTATTGAAAGAACACCCCCTCCCACCTGCACACCCATCTAGAGACATCTATCTACCCACTGTGTTTCAGATGCCCATGGCGTCCCCCCAAACCCTGCTCCTCTGCCTGCTGGTCCTGGCGGTCACTGAAGGCCAGGGTCAACAGGCAGCCATCCCAGGCTGCTACTTGCACCGTAAGTAACCCTGGGAGCAGAGCGCTGGGCGGGAGCCAAGAGCTGATGGACTGGACAGAGGGGCAGGCCGCACCCTCGAGGGCCCCAGTGAGGCTCAGGCAGCAGGAGCTGGGCGAGCCTCCGCCAAGGCACCATCTACCGCTCGCCTGTCTTCTTCTAGCCTTCAATGTGACGGTGCGAAGTGACCGCCAAGGCACCTGCCAGGGCTCCCACGTGGCACAGGCCTGCGTGGGCCACTGCGAGTCCAGCGCCTTCCCTTCCCGTTACTCGGTGCTGGTGGCCAGTGGCTATCGACATAACATCACCTCCGTCTCTCAGTGCTGCACCATCAGCAGCCTGAGGAAGGTGAGGGGGCCCAGCTCGGTGGTGCTCGTTGCGGGTAGGGGAGACGGAGGAGACGGGGATCTAAGATGGCCTGAGAAAGGGGACTGGAACAGACACCCACCTCTCCCACAGGTGAAGGTGCAGCTGCATTGTGGGGGGGACCGGAGGGAGGAGCTGGAGATCTTCACGGCCAGGGCCTGCCAGTGTGACATGTGTCGCCTCTCGCGCTACTAGCCCATCCTTCTCCCGCCACCCTCCCCTTGGTCAGAGGGTTTAATGTTGGAGTATATCCTACATATCCTGAACCTCAGCAAGGACAACAGCTCCAACCCTGTGAGAAGAGGGGCGTTTCTGCCTCTTCCCCACCTCTGCCTGGCTTCCTAACCAGTCCTTCATCATTTCATCTCCCTCTTTGTCCTAAATAAAGCAAGCAGATCATGAGTTTCTCTCTTTATTAAATCTACCCCCAGCCAGGGAAAGGGGAACAGACCATGGTTACTGTGACCACCCCCCCTTGCCCCAGGACACAGGGAATCTTCTGCCTGtgccctcacccctccccctgcccaatAAATAAAAAGGGGACAAGGATGTACAGggcaagggaggggagggaaggaaggagggtgcCCCAGGCCCAGGATAATGTCTGTGTTGCAGGTGAGCTGGGGGAGAATAAATAGACCATGGATCCCATGGTGGGGTGAGGAAGGCCCTCCCGCTGGCACAAGGTGGGGCAGGTGAGGGGCCGAGTCCCCTTGCCCTAGGCTGGGAGCAGGGGGTGGGAACCTGCCTGCAGTCTGTAGCCCAGCTTTGTGGGGCAGAGGCAGATCCCCGATGGCAGCTTCCTGGTCAAGCTTGCCCTGGTCAAGTCCTGCCAGGAGGGCCTGAGAGTTCTGTTGCCAGgacccccatctctcctcctctccccccagtGGAAACTGCCCATGCTGGGCCAGGCAGGAAGCCCTCCGAGCCCCCTCTGGTAAGGCCAGGAGTAGGTGTGTATCTCTCTGGACccctgggcaggagggaggatggagggacTGACAGCTCTGGGTTTAGCTCCTCCCCTTCTGGGGATCTTTAGCTCTGACCTCCACCGGTGGCCACCTGGGGTGTAAGCCGCTGGAGCGGGGCCTCTTTGGCCCCCTGGGTCCCCTGTAGCCGGCGTAGCCGTAGCTCCTCCAGGCCTTGCCACAGCTCCTGACGTTCCTGGGCCTTCTGCTGTTCCCTGGGGAGAGAGGGTGAGGCAGTTCCCTTACCTGGGGCCCCACCTGCAATCCAGCCTCCCTCACCAGCACCCCACCTGCAAAGAGACTCCACTTAGGGGAGAAGGCACTGAGGAGAGACTGGTCCCAGCCTGTGCTCATGGAGTAAATGGATCAGCCTGGCCCTGAGAGGCCCCAGCTGAAGTACAGGGTGCTCCAGACCTGGGAGAAGTACTTGGGAGGAAAATTGGAGGATGCAGGGGACAACTGGGCTTGGATGCCCCAGCACTTGGCAAAAACATAGGGAGAGACTCTAAACATCTGATCAGATGGGATGTGGGTTGTCCTCTTCGGTTCCCTCCAACCATTAGGAACTggttcttttctgcttttctcccctctccctccatgTCCAGCCTCCCAGCACTCACTGCTGCTTTTCCAGCTTGTAGGAGGCTGTGAGCTCATCAAACAGCTTCCCATTCATCTCCATGAAGGTCTTGAGCACATTGTAGATCAGAGACACAATGGTTCTTGGCAGGGTCAAGGGAGGGGGTGAGAGATGAGAGCAATTTCAGTTGGGTCCCACCTCCCTGTCTGGCATTCTTCCTGTCCCTGTGTCCCAAATACAGCATGCAGCCCTGAATACCACAAGCActgccctctgcctgcccctTTCACCACCCCTCTGCCATCTTCGGATGCCTTCCCTGATCCTCTCCAGCTAGCAGGAACCCCAGTTCTGGACCGGCTGGCCCTGCCCCAGGTTCTGTGGGTTAGGTCAAGGCCTGGGCACTCAC
It encodes:
- the GPHA2 gene encoding glycoprotein hormone alpha-2; the encoded protein is MPMASPQTLLLCLLVLAVTEGQGQQAAIPGCYLHPFNVTVRSDRQGTCQGSHVAQACVGHCESSAFPSRYSVLVASGYRHNITSVSQCCTISSLRKVKVQLHCGGDRREELEIFTARACQCDMCRLSRY